The region CTGCAACTTTCGGTTGATTCTGAATGTAGTAAGCACAATCTGGCTCAGCACCTCGTTCAAGATCGGGGTAATCCATCGTGGTTGATCCCATTGTTTTGAGTTTCAACCCCATTTCTAAGACCAAAATGCGAATAAATAAACCAATTAATTCCCTTGAGTATTCGTGAGTTTCTAAAGGCATAGTGATTTCAAGGATGCCGCGATCGTAGGTGAGCCGTGCGGCGCGACTGTCGGGAAGAGCTTTGAGGATTTGTTGGTATGACAGCCAGCTAATTCCTTTTAGCGCAACTCGATTTTCACCTTGTTTCGCTGCTACGGTAACTGCCGAAGTGGAAGGTTGTATTTCTAGTGGTAAAACTGTGAGAACCATATATTAACTACAACTCTGCTTAAAAACATTCTAAAGCAAAAACAAAGAGAAGGGACGCATCGCGTCCCTTCTCTTTTAGGAAACAGTGATTAGATCCGCAGAAAGTCGTTTGAAGGCGAGGCGTTCGTTTTCGATATCGACAAAGATGGTGTCGCCATCAGCATAGTCGCCGCGCAAAATCCCCTTCGCGATTTGGGTTTCCAGTTGACGCTGGATGATACGCTTCAGTGGACGTGCTCCATAAACTGGATCGTAGCCAACTTCGGCGATGAAATCTAGAGCCGCATCGGCAATTTTCAAAGTCATGCGGCGATCGCTTAAACGTTGCTCTAAACGTTGAACTTGCAATTTCACAATACGACGGAGTTCATCACGGCGGAGAGCATGGAAGATCACAATTTCATCAATACGATTCAAGAACTCTGGACGGAAGCTCGATCGCATCGATTCCATGACCCGATCACGCATTTCGTCGTATTTAGAATCATCGCCAGCAATATCGAGAATAAACTGCGAACCGACGTTACTGGTCATGATGATAATCGAATTCTTGAAATCAACCGTGCGACCTTGAGAATCAGTGACGCGACCATCATCAAGGATTTGCAGCATGATGTTAAATACATCGGGATGCGCTTTCTCGATTTCATCAAAGAGAATTACGGCATAGGGACGACGACGCACTGCTTCAGTCAGTTGACCGCCTTCTTCATAACCAACATATCCAGGAGGTGCGCCCACTAAACGAGAAACGCTATGTTTCTCCATATATTCCGACATGTCGATCCGTACCATCGAGTCTTCAGTATCGAAGAGATATGCTGCAAGCGCTTTGGCTAATTCAGTTTTACCAACACCCGTGGGTCCCAAGAAAATGAAACTTGCGATCGGACGATTAGGATCGGCGAGTCCTGCTCTAGATCGCTGAATGGCATCAGCGATCGCAGTGACGGCTTCTTCTTGACCAACTACGCGATCGTGTAGTACATCTTCCAATTGCAAGAGCTTCTCTTTTTCGGATTCCACTAGCTTGCTGATCGGAATGCCTGACCATTTCGAGATAATCTCCGCAATGTCTTCTTCTGTGACCTCTTGACGCAATAGCGATCGCCCTGAAGTTTGCGCCTCTTTAAGATTTACCTCACCGACTTCTAGTTGGCGTTGTAAGTCAGTAAGCTTGCCATACTTGAGTTCCGCAGCTTTGTTTAGGTCATAATCTCGCTCAGCTTGCTGAACTTCTACATTTACATGTTCGATGCTTTCCTTCAACTTGCGAATATTATCGATGACACTTTTTTCAGCTTCCCATTGCGCTTTGAGAGTGGTTTGTTCTTCTTTCAGGTCACCAAGCTCTTTGTGCAGTTTCCCCAATCGCTCTATAGATTCGCGATCGGTTTCTTTTTTTAAGGAGAGACATTCCATCTCTAGCTGAATTACCTTACGATTAATTTCATCAAGGGCTTCAGGTTGAGATGTGATTTCCATTTTTAGCTTGGCAGCAGCTTCGTCAACGAGATCGATCGCTTTATCGGGTAAGAAGCGATCGCTAATATAGCGATTTGAGAGCGTTGCTGCTGCAACTAACGCAGTGTCAGAAATTTTCACGCCATGATGTAGCTCATAGCGATCGCGCAAACCGCGCAAAATCGAGATTGTATCTTCGACATTGGGCTGATCGATGAAAACCTGTTGGAAGCGCCGTTCGAGAGCAGCATCTTTCTCTATATATTTGC is a window of Pseudanabaena sp. BC1403 DNA encoding:
- a CDS encoding Uma2 family endonuclease is translated as MVLTVLPLEIQPSTSAVTVAAKQGENRVALKGISWLSYQQILKALPDSRAARLTYDRGILEITMPLETHEYSRELIGLFIRILVLEMGLKLKTMGSTTMDYPDLERGAEPDCAYYIQNQPKVAGKTVDFSQDPPPDLVVEVDITHTDIDKNRLYASMGVPEFWRYNGQELKIYTLQEAQYVECDRSPTFPWMQKEYL
- the clpB gene encoding ATP-dependent chaperone ClpB; the protein is MQPTNPNQFTEKAWAAIARTPDVVKAAQQQQIEPEHLLKAILEEEGLAASIFSKAGINIQKLRDRTDEFINRQPKVSSSNSSVYLGKNLEVLFDRAEKERKSFGDDFISIEHILLPYCKDDRFGKALYQEMGLDEAKLRNVIQQVRGKQKVSDQSPENKYEALTKYGRDLTELAREGKLDPVIGRDDEIRRTIQILSRRTKNNPVLIGEPGVGKTAIAEGLAQRILSGDVPESLQNRKLIALDMGALIAGAKYRGEFEERLKAVLKEVTESSGQFILFIDEIHTVVGAGATQGSMDASNLLKPMLARGELRCIGATTLDEYRKYIEKDAALERRFQQVFIDQPNVEDTISILRGLRDRYELHHGVKISDTALVAAATLSNRYISDRFLPDKAIDLVDEAAAKLKMEITSQPEALDEINRKVIQLEMECLSLKKETDRESIERLGKLHKELGDLKEEQTTLKAQWEAEKSVIDNIRKLKESIEHVNVEVQQAERDYDLNKAAELKYGKLTDLQRQLEVGEVNLKEAQTSGRSLLRQEVTEEDIAEIISKWSGIPISKLVESEKEKLLQLEDVLHDRVVGQEEAVTAIADAIQRSRAGLADPNRPIASFIFLGPTGVGKTELAKALAAYLFDTEDSMVRIDMSEYMEKHSVSRLVGAPPGYVGYEEGGQLTEAVRRRPYAVILFDEIEKAHPDVFNIMLQILDDGRVTDSQGRTVDFKNSIIIMTSNVGSQFILDIAGDDSKYDEMRDRVMESMRSSFRPEFLNRIDEIVIFHALRRDELRRIVKLQVQRLEQRLSDRRMTLKIADAALDFIAEVGYDPVYGARPLKRIIQRQLETQIAKGILRGDYADGDTIFVDIENERLAFKRLSADLITVS